A region of Onychomys torridus chromosome 10, mOncTor1.1, whole genome shotgun sequence DNA encodes the following proteins:
- the Xbp1 gene encoding LOW QUALITY PROTEIN: X-box-binding protein 1 (The sequence of the model RefSeq protein was modified relative to this genomic sequence to represent the inferred CDS: deleted 2 bases in 1 codon) — MVVVAAAPNAAAAAPKVLLLSGQPSAGGRALPLMVSGSRAAGSEAGGAPQARKRQRLTHLSPEEKALRRKLKNRVAAQTARDRKKARMSELEQQVVDLEEENQKLLLENQLLREKTHGLVIENQELRTRLGMDVLATEEAPETESKGNVVRPVAGSAESAALRLRASAAGAGPAVTSPEHLPMDSDAVDSSDSESDILLGILDKLDPVMFFKCPSPESANLEELPEVYPEGPSSLPASLSLSVGTSSAKLEAINELIRFDHVYTKPLVLEIPSETESQTNVVVKIEEAPLSSPEEEHPEFIVSVKKEPLEEDFIPELGISNLLSSSHCLKPSSCLLDAYSDCGYEGSSSPFSDMSSPLGTDHSWEDTFANELFPQLISV, encoded by the exons atggtggtggtggcagcggcgccGAACGCGGCCGCGGCGGCCCCCAAAGTACTGCTCCTATCGGGCCAGCCCTCGGCGGGCGGCCGGGCGCTGCCACTCATGGTGTCGGGCTCGCGGGCAGCAGGGTCCGAGGCGGGCGGGGCGCCGCAGGCTCGCAAGCGGCAGCGCCTGACGCACTTGAGCCCGGAGGAGAAGGCGCTGCGGAG GAAACTGAAAAACAGAGTAGCAGCGCAGACTGCCCGAGATCGAAAGAAAGCCCGGATGAGCGAGCTGGAGCAGCAAGTGGTGGATTTGGAAGAAGAG AACCAAAAGCTTCTGTTAGAGAACCAGCTTTTACGAGAGAAAACTCATGGCCTTGTGATTGAGAACCAGGAGTTACGAACTCGCTTGGGAATGGATGTCCTGGCTACTGAAGAGGCTCCAGAGACAGAGTCCAAG GGAAATGTAGTAAGGCCGGTGGCCGGGTCTGCTGAGTCCGCAGCACTCAGACTACGTGCA TCTGCAGCAGGTGCAGGCCCAGCTGTCACCTCCCCAGAACATCTTCCCATGGATTCTGACGCTGTTGACTCTTCAGACTCTGAG TCTGATATCCTTTTGGGCATTCTGGACAAGCTGGACCCTGTCATGTTTTTCAAATGTCCATCCCCAGAGTCTGCCAATCTGGAGGAACTCCCAGAGGTCTACCCAGAAGGACCTAGTTCCTTACCagcctccctttctctgtcagtGGGGACCTCATCAGCCAAGCTGGAAGCCATTAATGAACTCATTCGTTTTGACCATGTATACACCAAGCCTCTAGTCTTAGAGATCCCCTCTGAGACAGAGAGCCAAACTAATGTGGTAGTGAAAATTGAGGAAGCACCTCTCAGCTCTCCAGAGGAGGAACACCCTGAATTCATTGTCTCAGTGAAGAAAGAACCTTTGGAAGAAGACTTCATTCCAGAGCTGGGCATCTCAAACCTGCTTTCATCCAGCCACTGTCTGAAACCCTCTTCCTGCCTGCTGGATGCTTATAGTGACTGTGGATACGAGGGCTCCTCTTCCCCCTTCAGTGACATGTCTTCTCCACTTGGTACAGACCATTCTTGGGAGGACACTTTTGCCAATGAACTCTTTCCCCAGCTGATTAGTGTCTAA